CCGTTGCAATTCACCCGACCGTGGCCGAAGAGCTTGTGCTGATGCGCTAGAGCGTTAGTCTCGCCCCTTGCGCTAGTGGGGAGGCGACAATGGCAGAGACAATCCTTGTTACGGGCGGGACGGGCTATATCGGCGGCGAGCTGGTCGACCAGTTGCTCGCCATGGGAAAGACGGTGCACACGACCGTCCGCGACAAGGCCAGGAGCGAACCGCGTCTGCGCGTCCGCTGGCCCGATGCCGGTGAGCGCCTCAAGGTTTTCCAGGCCGATCTGATGGACGATGCCGGTTGGGCAGAGGCGGTTGCAGGGTGCGATGCGGTCGCCCACGTCGCCTCACCGTTTCCGCTCGCCGTGCCAAAGCATAAGGACGATCTGGTTGTTCCCGCTCGCGAGGGCACATTGCGCGCCCTGAGATTCGCAAAGAATGCGGGAATCGGGCGCTTCGTACAGACCAGTTCTGCCGCCGCGATTGCCTACGGCCATCCGGAAAAGGATCACTTCGATCACACCGACTGGACCAATCTCGATGCGGACGTGCCTCCCTACATCGAGTCCAAGACCGTCGCGGAGCGTGCGGCGCGCGACTGGGTCGCCGAGAATGCGCCTGATATGGTGTTCTGTTCGGTCAATCCGGTCGCCGTGTTCGGCCCGGTCGAGAATGACGACCTCTCGACCTCGATCGAAATGGTCAAACAGATGTGCGACGGCTCGATACCGGCGATGCCGAACATGGGCATTTCGGTGACCGACATTCGCGACGTGGTGAAAACGCATGTGATGGCACTCGAAGCGCCGGACGATGTGGTCAGAGGCGAGCGCTTCCCGACCGCCACACGGTTCATGTGGATGAGCGAAATGGCAGATGCGCTGCGCAAGCGCGCGCCCGAACTGGCTGGCAAGGTCGCGACCCGGAAAATGCCCGATTGGGTGGTGAAACTGCTTGCACCCTTCGTACCGGCGATGAAACAGGTGAAGTCCGAACTCGGAAATGTCCGCGATGTATCGGGCAAGCATACCGAGGAGGTGCTCGGCTTCAAATTTATCGAGCCCGAACAGACGCTCGAGGATACGCTCAGAAGCCTTGTCGACAAAGGGATCGTCAAAGTCTGATGGATCTTGCAGGTAAAACGATCCTGCTCACGGGCGGGACCAATGGAATCGGTCGGGAGATGGCGCGCCAGCTCAAGGCCAAGGGGGCGAGCGTCGTCATCACCGGTCGCAATGCCGAACGACTGACGGCGATGCGGGGTGAAGGCTTCGAGGCGATTTCTGCCGATCTTTCCAACGCAGCGGGAGTCGACACGCTGATCGCCGAATGGGGAGAGCGCGAAATCGACGTCCTGATTAACAATGCAGGACAGCTGGTCGATCACGACTTTCGCAAGGGTACGCCGGATGCCGATGCTGCCGACGACTGTGTATACGCGAACCTTTCAGCTCCGATCCGCCTTACCACCGCATTTGTCGAACGGCTCAAGCGGCGGCCCGAAACAGCGATCGTGAATGTGACGAGCGGCCTCGCCATCGCTCCGGCGGCGCGCCAGCCGGTCTATTGCGCGACAAAGGCCGGCCTGCGGTTCTACACCCTCGCTCTGCGCGAGCAGCTCAAGGATACGAACATTCGGGTCATCGAGGCGCTCCCGCCAGTCGTCGACACCCAGATGAATGACGGCAATCCGATGAAGAAGATGCCGGTCGAGGACTGCGCCGCAGCAATACTCGATGCGATCGAGAAGGATCGCAAGGAGGCCAACATCGGCATGACAAAGGTGCTGAGGGTTGCAGAGGGGATTTCGCCCGCCTTCGCGCGTTCCGTTACCATCCGATTCTAGCCGCAACCGTGGTTTTGACACGTTGACGCTGCGGCGCCGCTGAGGCAACGCACCTGCAAACAGATAAACCAGCAGGGGCCTGACGCATGTCCGCCAATATCGCCGAAATGGAACGCCGCCGCGCCGCCGCCGAAATGGGTGGCGGACAAAAGCGCATCGATGCGCAGCACGCCAAAGGCAAGTTGACAGCGCGCGAGCGGCTCGATGTGTTGCTGGACGAAGGTAGTTTCGAGGAACTCGACCGCTTCGTAGAGCACGACTGCGTCGATTTCGGCATGGCCGACCAAAGGATACCTGGTGATGGCGTCGTTACCGGATCGGGCACGATCAACGGGCGACTAGTCTACGTCTTCAGCCAGGACTTCACCGTTTTCGGCGGCTCGCTGTCGAAACGCCATGCGGAAAAGATATGCAAAGTGATGGACACTGCGATGAAGGTCGGCGCTCCGGTGATCGGCCTCAATGACAGCGGCGGCGCACGCATTCAGGAAGGCGTGGCCTCGCTCGGCGGATATGCCGAGGTCTTCCAGCGCAACGTGCTCGCGAGCGGCGTCGTGCCGCAGATCAGCCTCATCATGGGGCCATGCGCGGGCGGGGCGGTGTATTCGCCGGCGATGACCGATTTCATCTTCATGGTGAAGGATTCGTCCTACATGTTCGTAACCGGGCCGGACGTGGTGAAAACCGTAACCAACGAAGTCGTGACGCAGGAGGAACTGGGCGGCGCGATTACGCATACCACCAAGACGAGCGTTGCCGATGTTGCGTTCGAGAACGACGTCGAGACGCTGCTGGCGACACGCGAATTCTTCAACTACCTGCCGCTCTCCAACCGCGAGGATGTGCCCGAACTTCCTACCGGCGATGCGTGGGACCGCGAAGAACGTTCGCTCGACACGCTCATCCCCGACAATGCAAACCAGCCGTATGACATGCACGAGGTCATTCGGAAGACAGTGGATGAAGGCTCTTTTTTCGAGATTCAGCCCGCCCATGCGGCAAACATCATCTGCGGGTTCGGCCGAGTCGAAGGGCGCACGGTGGGCGTGGTCGCAAACCAGCCGATGGTGCTTGCGGGCGTGCTCGATATCAGCTCGTCGAAAAAAGCCGCGCGCTTCGTGCGGTTCTGCGACGCGTTCGAAATCCCGATCGTCACCTTCGTCGACGTGCCCGGCTTCCTTCCCGGAACGAGCCAGGAACTGGGCGGCATCATCAAACACGGCGCGAAGCTGCTGTTCGCCTATGCCGAGGCGACCGTGCCCAAGATCACGATCATCACCCGCAAAGCCTATGGCGGCGCCTATGACGTGATGGCGTCAAAGCACCTTCGCGGGGACTTGAACTACGCCTGGCCCACCGCCGAGATCGCGGTGATGGGCGCGAAGGGCGCGGTGGAGATCATCTTCCGCTCCGAGAAAGACGATCCGGAGAAAATCGTTGAGCGGACCAAGGAATACGAAGACCGCTTCGCAAACCCATTCGTGGCCGCGCAGCGTGGCTATATCGACGAGGTGATCTACCCGCACTCGACCCGCAAGCGCGTGGCTCTGGGGTTACGCAAGCTGCGGACGAAGCAGCTCGAGAACCCTTGGAAGAAACACGATAACATTCCTTTGTGAGTTTCGAATGGTCATCGATCTTTGCGGTATTTGCGGCTGTATCGCTGCTGGCGTTGACAGCTTTTGCAAGCCTTTCTGTCGCTCAAAAAAAGGGCGGCAGAGAAGCGGGTGGTGCTGACTACAGGCTGTTCGCCTGGCTTGCATTTGCATGCTTCCTGTTTTTTGTCTTCATGGCTTTTGCAACATTTGAAATCCGGGTGATCCGATGAAACTAGGCCGTCTTAACCATATCGGCGTCGCCACGCCCTCGATCGAAGACTCGATTGCTCACTATCGCGATGTGATGGGCGCGACCAACATCCACACACCCTTCGATCTCGAAGCGCAGGGGGTGAAAGTTTGCTTTGTAGATACACCCGGCGAAAATGGGACCAACGGCACGCAGATTGAGCTTATCGAGCCGCTGGGTCCAGACAGCCCGCTGGCCAATTTCCTCGACAAGAACCCCTTGGGCGGACAGCATCATGTCTGTTTCGAAGTCCCCGATATCGAGGATGCGCGCAAGGAATTCGATGAGATGGGCAAGCGCATCCTCGGCCCCACGCGGATCGGTGCCCACGGCACGCCGATCTTCTTCGTCCACCCCAAGGACATGCAAGGCATGCTGACCGAGATCATGGAAACGCCGAAAGACGACGCGCACTGGTCAAACTGACGCTGAAGTTGCCCTTTTTCGCAGGTTGCCAGCCGCGCATATCCGCTTCAAAGACGGTTGCGAAAAGAAACGCGCATCAATGCTTTTGGGAGAGCTCATGTCCTACGAAACCATCCGCGTCGACCGCGACGGTCCGCTGACCACGATCACCCTCAACCGGCCCGAGCGCCTCAACGCCATGCCCCCACAAATGGCGAATGAGATCGGGCAGGTGTTCTACGATCTCGGAGACAGCCGAGCGGTGCTCATCACGGGCGAGGGCAAGGGTTTCTGCTCGGGCGCGGATTTGTCGGCGCGCAGCTCTGACAATCCGCTCACGGGCAAGGGCGGTAGCCACGAAGCGCTCTCGAACCATTACAACCCGGCGATCAGTCAGCTCATCCGTGCCGACGTGCCCGTGATCTGCGCGGTTAATGGTCCGGCGGCAGGCGTCGGCTGCTCGCTCGCCCTGGCGGCCGATTTCACCATTGCCGGTCGCAGCGCCTATTTCCTGCAAGCCTTCGTCAATATCGGTCTTGTGCCCGACGGCGGCTCGACCTGGCTACTCGCCCGCGCAATCGGTCGCGCCCGCGCGACCCGCATGATGATGCTGGGTGAGAAAATCGCCGCCGAACAGGCCGAGGAATGGGGCCTCATCTACAAATGCGTCGATGACGAGCTGTTGATGGATGAGGCAAGGGCTCTCGCAGCCAAGCTGGCGAACGGCCCGACGGTCGCCTACGCCCAGATGAAGCGCAATCTTGCAATCGCGCTCGACGGTTCGCTTCAGCAGGTAATGCTGGCCGAAGCCGAGGGCCAGCAGCTTGCCGGAGCGACGGCGGATGCGAAGGAAGGCGGACGGGCTTTCCTCGAAAAGCGCAAGGCGGAATTCAGGGGCGCGTGAGACGCAGCCTCTTTCCGCTCATGCTATTGTGTGATTAGAGGCCCCCATGACCAACAAGCCAACCCCCGAAGACTGGAAAGCCCTCGCCGAAAAGGAATCCAGAGGGCGCGACCTCACGTGGTCGACGCCCGAGGGCTTCGACATCAAGCCGCTCTACACTGATGCGGACCACGAGTATTTCGATCCGGGGCTACCCGGTTTCCCGCCGTTTACGCGCGGGGTAAAGGCGAGCATGTATGCCGGCCGTCCGTGGACGATCCGGCAGTATGCGGGCTTTTCCACCGCCGAGGAATCGAACGCCTTTTACCGTCGCAACCTTGCGGCGGGCCAGAAGGGGCTTTCAGTCGCATTCGATCTTGCGACCCATCGCGGCTACGATTCCGATCACCCGCGCGTGGTCGGTGATGTCGGCAAGGCAGGCGTCGCGATCGATACCGTGCGCGACATGGAAATTCTCTTTGACCAGATCCCGCTCGACGAAATGTCCGTCTCGATGACGATGAACGGCGCGGTGATCCCGGTGATGGCGTTCTATATCGTCGCGGCCGAGCGGCAGGGCGTGAGCCAAGACAAGCTATCGGGCACGATCCAGAACGACATCCTCAAGGAGTTCATGGTCCGCAACACCTACATCTACCCGCCCGAACCATCGATGCGGATCGTTTCGGACATCATCGCATACACCTCGGCCAACATGCCGAAATTCAACAGTATTTCGATATCGGGCTATCACATGCACGAGGCCGGGGCGACCGCCGTTCAGGAGCTCGCCTTCACCATTGCCGACGGCAAGGAATATGTGAAACGGGCGATGGCCACCGGGCTCGATATCGATGCCTTTGCGGGCCGCCTTTCGTTCTTCTTCGGCATCGGCATGAACTTCTTCATGGAGATCGCCAAACTGCGCGCCGCGCGCACGCTCTGGTACCGCGTGATGGATGGCCTGGGCGCGCAAAAGGACCGCTCGAAGATGCTGCGCACCCACTGCCAGACAAGCGGCGTGAGCCTGCAGGAGCAGGATCCCTACAACAACGTGATCCGGACCACGATCGAGGCAATGTCCGCGGTGCTTGGCGGCACGCAGAGTTTGCACACCAATGCTCTCGACGAGGCGATTGCGCTGCCGACCGACTTTTCGGCCCGCATCGCGCGCAACACGCAGCTCGTGCTGCAAGAGGAAACCGGGATCACCAATGTCGTCGATCCGCTCGGCGGCTCGCATTACATCGAGGCGCTGACCGCAAGACTCGTCGAGGAAGCCGAAAGGCTCATCGCCGAAGTGGATGAGGCAGGCGGCATGACCGCCTATGTCGCAACCGGAGCGCCCAAGGCCGCGATCGAACGCGCCGCGGCGGAAAAGCAGGCCAAGGTCGATCGCGGTGAAACGGTGATCGTCGGCGTCAACAAGTATCGCAAGGACGAAGAAGACCCGATCGAGACGCTCGACATCGATAATGCCGCGGTGCGCAAGGCGCAGATCGCCCGCATAGAGCGCGTGCGCGCCGAGCGCGACGAGGCGGCCTGCCAGAAGGCGCTCGAGGCGCTTACCGAAGCGTGCCGTTCGGGCGGCAACACGCTCGAACTCGCGGTGGAGGCGGCGCGCGCCGATGCGACCCTCGGCGAGATATCGATGGCGATGGAAAAGGTTTTCGGCCGCCATGATACGACGCCAAAACCTGTGACGGGGGTGTACAAGACCGCTTACGAATTCGATCGGCGCTGGCAGCAGGTGACCGAGGGTGTCGAGGCGGTGGAGCGCAGGCGGGGCCGCAAGCCGCGCATCATGGTCGCGAAGATGGGCCAGGACGGCCACGATCGCGGCGCGA
The Erythrobacter sp. THAF29 DNA segment above includes these coding regions:
- a CDS encoding NAD-dependent epimerase/dehydratase family protein, whose protein sequence is MAETILVTGGTGYIGGELVDQLLAMGKTVHTTVRDKARSEPRLRVRWPDAGERLKVFQADLMDDAGWAEAVAGCDAVAHVASPFPLAVPKHKDDLVVPAREGTLRALRFAKNAGIGRFVQTSSAAAIAYGHPEKDHFDHTDWTNLDADVPPYIESKTVAERAARDWVAENAPDMVFCSVNPVAVFGPVENDDLSTSIEMVKQMCDGSIPAMPNMGISVTDIRDVVKTHVMALEAPDDVVRGERFPTATRFMWMSEMADALRKRAPELAGKVATRKMPDWVVKLLAPFVPAMKQVKSELGNVRDVSGKHTEEVLGFKFIEPEQTLEDTLRSLVDKGIVKV
- a CDS encoding SDR family oxidoreductase; its protein translation is MDLAGKTILLTGGTNGIGREMARQLKAKGASVVITGRNAERLTAMRGEGFEAISADLSNAAGVDTLIAEWGEREIDVLINNAGQLVDHDFRKGTPDADAADDCVYANLSAPIRLTTAFVERLKRRPETAIVNVTSGLAIAPAARQPVYCATKAGLRFYTLALREQLKDTNIRVIEALPPVVDTQMNDGNPMKKMPVEDCAAAILDAIEKDRKEANIGMTKVLRVAEGISPAFARSVTIRF
- a CDS encoding acyl-CoA carboxylase subunit beta is translated as MSANIAEMERRRAAAEMGGGQKRIDAQHAKGKLTARERLDVLLDEGSFEELDRFVEHDCVDFGMADQRIPGDGVVTGSGTINGRLVYVFSQDFTVFGGSLSKRHAEKICKVMDTAMKVGAPVIGLNDSGGARIQEGVASLGGYAEVFQRNVLASGVVPQISLIMGPCAGGAVYSPAMTDFIFMVKDSSYMFVTGPDVVKTVTNEVVTQEELGGAITHTTKTSVADVAFENDVETLLATREFFNYLPLSNREDVPELPTGDAWDREERSLDTLIPDNANQPYDMHEVIRKTVDEGSFFEIQPAHAANIICGFGRVEGRTVGVVANQPMVLAGVLDISSSKKAARFVRFCDAFEIPIVTFVDVPGFLPGTSQELGGIIKHGAKLLFAYAEATVPKITIITRKAYGGAYDVMASKHLRGDLNYAWPTAEIAVMGAKGAVEIIFRSEKDDPEKIVERTKEYEDRFANPFVAAQRGYIDEVIYPHSTRKRVALGLRKLRTKQLENPWKKHDNIPL
- the mce gene encoding methylmalonyl-CoA epimerase; protein product: MKLGRLNHIGVATPSIEDSIAHYRDVMGATNIHTPFDLEAQGVKVCFVDTPGENGTNGTQIELIEPLGPDSPLANFLDKNPLGGQHHVCFEVPDIEDARKEFDEMGKRILGPTRIGAHGTPIFFVHPKDMQGMLTEIMETPKDDAHWSN
- a CDS encoding enoyl-CoA hydratase-related protein; translated protein: MSYETIRVDRDGPLTTITLNRPERLNAMPPQMANEIGQVFYDLGDSRAVLITGEGKGFCSGADLSARSSDNPLTGKGGSHEALSNHYNPAISQLIRADVPVICAVNGPAAGVGCSLALAADFTIAGRSAYFLQAFVNIGLVPDGGSTWLLARAIGRARATRMMMLGEKIAAEQAEEWGLIYKCVDDELLMDEARALAAKLANGPTVAYAQMKRNLAIALDGSLQQVMLAEAEGQQLAGATADAKEGGRAFLEKRKAEFRGA
- the scpA gene encoding methylmalonyl-CoA mutase; the encoded protein is MTNKPTPEDWKALAEKESRGRDLTWSTPEGFDIKPLYTDADHEYFDPGLPGFPPFTRGVKASMYAGRPWTIRQYAGFSTAEESNAFYRRNLAAGQKGLSVAFDLATHRGYDSDHPRVVGDVGKAGVAIDTVRDMEILFDQIPLDEMSVSMTMNGAVIPVMAFYIVAAERQGVSQDKLSGTIQNDILKEFMVRNTYIYPPEPSMRIVSDIIAYTSANMPKFNSISISGYHMHEAGATAVQELAFTIADGKEYVKRAMATGLDIDAFAGRLSFFFGIGMNFFMEIAKLRAARTLWYRVMDGLGAQKDRSKMLRTHCQTSGVSLQEQDPYNNVIRTTIEAMSAVLGGTQSLHTNALDEAIALPTDFSARIARNTQLVLQEETGITNVVDPLGGSHYIEALTARLVEEAERLIAEVDEAGGMTAYVATGAPKAAIERAAAEKQAKVDRGETVIVGVNKYRKDEEDPIETLDIDNAAVRKAQIARIERVRAERDEAACQKALEALTEACRSGGNTLELAVEAARADATLGEISMAMEKVFGRHDTTPKPVTGVYKTAYEFDRRWQQVTEGVEAVERRRGRKPRIMVAKMGQDGHDRGANVIASAFTDMGFEVISGPLFQTPEETRDMALEHDVDVIGASSLAAGHKTLIPELIRLLKEAGRADIKVTAGGVIPPQDYDFLREAGVQGIYGPGSNVVECAADILTLLGHNMPPLGEGLEEAAE